CCGGGTGAATTCTTTGATTACCAGGCCAAATATGAGAGCGGTGGGGCGGTCGAAGTGTGTCCGGCAGATATTCCTCAGGAACTGGAAGGCGCGCTAGGTCAGCTTTCTGTGCAGGTATATAAGGCACTCGGGGTATCGCAGTACGCCAGAATCGATTGGATAGTCAGGGATGGTAGGCCCTATTTCTTGGAAATAAACACCGTCCCGGGGATGACTCCCACCTCCCTCATCAATAAGGAGCTGGAGGCAGCGGGAATCCCGTTTGAGGGCTTTATTTCAGATCTTCTCCTCCACGCGGCAGACCCAAAAAAGGACCTGGCCATCCAATAAAACGGCCGCCCAACCAAGTCACGTGCCTGAGACTGGCTAAAGTGTTGACACCACACCTGGAAATCAGATATAGTCGTTTCTGTACATCACTGCCGGCATTCACCGGCAGCATTTGATTGCTATCTATCTTATTCAATACCTAGACCCGACCTCATGGCAGAAGTCTTTCAGCGCAATAAGCCACACGTCAACGTAGGCACCATTGGCCACGTAGACCACGGTAAGACTACTCTTACCGCCGCTATCACAACTGTTTTGGCGAAAAAGGGCCTTGCCAAGGCCAGCAGCTATGCCGATATCGATAACGCACCTGAAGAAAAGGCGCGCGGTATTACCATTGCTACCTCTCACCGTGAATACGAGTCAGACAAGCGTCACTACGCTCACGTTGACTGTCCAGGTCACGCTGACTACGTAAAGAACATGATTACTGGTGCCGCCCAGATGGACGCTGCCATCTTGGTAGTATCTGCCGCTGATGGTCCAATGCCACAGACTCGTGAGCACATCCTTCTTGCAAACCAGGTTGGTGTTAAGCACATCGTAGTCTTCTTGAATAAGCTGGACATGGCTGATCCTGACCTTGTTGACCTCGTAGAGGTTGAGGTTCGTGACCTCCTTTCCAAGTACAACTTTGATGGTGACAACGCCCCAGTTATTAAGGGTTCCGCCCTTAAGGCTCTTGAAGGCGACGCCAAGTACGAAGAAGCAATTATTGAACTTGTACAAGCTCTTGACGATTACGTTCCAGAGCCAACACGCGAAATGGAT
The genomic region above belongs to Verrucomicrobiia bacterium and contains:
- the tuf gene encoding elongation factor Tu; amino-acid sequence: MAEVFQRNKPHVNVGTIGHVDHGKTTLTAAITTVLAKKGLAKASSYADIDNAPEEKARGITIATSHREYESDKRHYAHVDCPGHADYVKNMITGAAQMDAAILVVSAADGPMPQTREHILLANQVGVKHIVVFLNKLDMADPDLVDLVEVEVRDLLSKYNFDGDNAPVIKGSALKALEGDAKYEEAIIELVQALDDYVPEPTREMDKPLLMPVEDVFSIKGRGTVATGRIERGMVKVGEEVEIVGMKATKKVTVTGVEMFKKQLDQGQAGDNVGLLLRGVEREDIERGQVIAKSGSITPHTDFEAEVYVLTKDEGGRHTPFFKGYKPQFYVRTTDVTGAVELPAGVEMVMPGDTIKFTVSLIVPVAMEDNMRFAIREGGRTVGSGVVTKIIK